From a region of the Corvus cornix cornix isolate S_Up_H32 chromosome 2, ASM73873v5, whole genome shotgun sequence genome:
- the TYMS gene encoding thymidylate synthase, producing MPADGELLSAAARPEPGEQQYLQQVRHILQHGHRREDRTGTGTISVFGMQARYSLRDQFPLLTTKRVFWKGVLEELLWFIKGSTNAKELSAKGVKIWDANGSREFLDKQGFSTREEGDLGPVYGFQWRHFGAEYKDMHTDYSNQGVDQLQKVIETIKTNPDDRRIIMCAWNPKDISLMALPPCHALCQFYVLNGELSCQLYQRSGDMGLGVPFNIASYSLLTYMIAHVTGLKPGEFIHTLGDAHIYLNHVEPLKVQLQREPRPFPKLRILREIKDISDFKAEDFQIEDYNPHPPIKMEMAV from the exons ATGCCCGCCGACGGAGAGCTGCTgagcgccgccgcccgccccgagCCCGGCGAGCAGCAGTACCTGCAGCAGGTGCGGCACATCCTGCAGCACGGCCACCGGCGGGAGGATcgcaccggcaccggcaccaTCTCCGTGTTCGGCATGCAGGCGCGGTACAGCCTGAGAG ATCAGTTTCCACTGCTCACAACGAAGAGGGTGTTCTGGAAGGgagtgctggaggagctgctgtggttcATCAAG GGTTCTACAAATGCCAAAGAGCTCTCCGCAAAAGGTGTGAAGATTTGGGATGCTAATGGGTCCCGTGAGTTTCTGGATAAGCAGGGTTTCAGCACCAGAGAGGAGGGTGATTTGGGACCAGTGTATGGTTTCCAGTGGAGGCATTTTGGAGCAGAATACAAAGATATGCACACAG ATTATTCCAACCAAGGAGTTGATCAGTTGCAAAAAGTGATTGAAACGATCAAAACCAATCCAGATGACAGAAGAATCATTATGTGTGCTTGGAATCCCAAAG ATATTTCCCTGATGGCTTTGCCTCCGTGCCATGCCCTTTGCCAGTTCTATGTTCTGAATGGTGAATTGTCTTGCCAACTCTACCAGAGGTCTGGAGACATGGGACTAGGAGTGCCTTTCAATATTGCCAGCTATTCACTGCTCACGTACATGATAGCCCATGTCACAGGGCTGAAG cctggagagtTCATCCACACCTTAGGGGATGCTCACATATATCTGAACCATGTGGAACCTCTGAAAGTCCAA cttcagaGGGAGCCAAGACCTTTCCCCAAACTCAGAATTCTTCGTGAGATTAAAGACATCAGCGACTTTAAGGCAGAAGACTTTCAGATTGAAGATTATAATCCTCATCCACCTATTAAAATGGAGATGGCTGTCTAA